One genomic segment of Kiritimatiella glycovorans includes these proteins:
- the murD gene encoding UDP-N-acetylmuramoyl-L-alanine--D-glutamate ligase: protein MNAPYQTALVLGWGRSGRAAAALLEAEGVRVTVAAGEQEPPPAELRADVAVVSPGFERSHPWVEACRRARVPVIGELELGARFAHAPILAVTGSNGKSSVVKWLAESLDRAGLKALPCGNYGRPLSDAVRESADWLVAEVSSFQLETVDRFRPRVAVVLNVLPNHLDRHGDMRTYLALKARIFENSGPEDACLAPAAQAARLFAAAPGARGRRVSFGETEADYVYAQGRVEGPDGFRMDVRGTWFEDPVRGPGGAAPVAAALDTLGLPPTAAEDAARDFAPLPHRTEVVAVRGGVRFVDDSKATNLAALEAGVRAQPGPVRLIAGGRMKEHGADGLASLMRARVAAAYLIGEAEEALYAAWRESCPCRRCSTLDEAVRAAAGEARRGDTVLLSPGGTSFDQFSDFEERGDRFRALVEKSIEPEGVS, encoded by the coding sequence ATGAATGCGCCGTACCAGACCGCCCTCGTACTGGGATGGGGCCGCAGCGGCCGTGCGGCCGCCGCCCTGCTCGAAGCAGAGGGCGTGCGCGTCACGGTCGCCGCCGGAGAACAGGAGCCGCCGCCCGCGGAGCTGCGCGCCGACGTGGCCGTAGTCAGTCCCGGCTTCGAACGCTCCCATCCGTGGGTCGAGGCCTGCCGCCGGGCGCGGGTGCCGGTGATCGGGGAACTGGAACTCGGGGCTCGATTCGCGCACGCGCCGATCCTGGCGGTGACCGGCTCGAACGGCAAGAGCAGCGTGGTGAAGTGGCTCGCGGAATCGCTGGACCGCGCGGGACTGAAGGCCCTGCCGTGCGGCAACTACGGCCGGCCGCTCAGCGACGCGGTGCGGGAGTCCGCCGACTGGCTGGTCGCCGAGGTCAGTTCGTTTCAACTCGAGACCGTCGACCGCTTTCGCCCGCGGGTGGCGGTGGTGCTGAACGTGCTGCCCAACCACCTTGACCGGCACGGGGACATGCGGACCTACCTGGCTCTCAAGGCGCGGATCTTTGAGAACAGCGGTCCGGAGGACGCCTGTCTTGCCCCCGCGGCGCAGGCGGCCCGGCTGTTTGCGGCCGCGCCCGGCGCCCGGGGGCGCCGGGTGAGCTTCGGAGAGACGGAGGCGGATTACGTGTATGCGCAGGGCCGCGTGGAAGGTCCGGACGGGTTCCGGATGGATGTGCGGGGGACGTGGTTCGAGGATCCGGTCCGCGGCCCCGGAGGAGCCGCCCCCGTCGCCGCCGCCCTGGACACGCTCGGCCTTCCGCCCACCGCCGCGGAAGACGCCGCCCGCGATTTCGCGCCGCTGCCGCATCGCACGGAAGTGGTGGCCGTGCGCGGGGGGGTCCGGTTCGTGGACGATTCCAAAGCGACCAACCTCGCCGCGCTGGAAGCGGGCGTGCGCGCACAGCCCGGGCCGGTCCGACTCATTGCGGGGGGGCGGATGAAGGAGCACGGCGCGGACGGACTGGCATCGCTGATGCGTGCGCGGGTGGCGGCCGCCTATCTGATTGGAGAAGCCGAGGAGGCCTTATACGCGGCGTGGCGCGAATCCTGCCCGTGCCGCCGGTGCTCGACACTCGACGAGGCGGTGCGGGCGGCCGCGGGGGAGGCCCGCCGCGGCGATACGGTACTGCTCTCGCCGGGCGGCACGAGCTTCGACCAGTTCAGCGATTTCGAGGAGCGCGGCGATCGATTCAGGGCTTTGGTCGAGAAAAGCATTGAACCGGAGGGGGTGTCATGA
- the mraY gene encoding phospho-N-acetylmuramoyl-pentapeptide-transferase — protein sequence MLYDLHEWTEVWSVLRIFRYITVRTFGAAGTAFVLSLIFGPLVIRRLSQWNIGQQIRGDEVMRGHRVKAGTPTMGGVLIVGCAAAATILWARPGEPLVWCCLATMVFMGAVGAMDDVLKIRCRNSTGLREWGKLGLQGLWALALLWYLWQDEANRERTQQLFIPFLKDPVVPAMGFVFTLVFVFGVMAGSSNAVNLTDGLDGLAVGCGNAAVLAYLVMAYATGHAVFAEYLQIPHVAGAGELAVFCGALLGAGLGFLWFNCHPARVFMGDTGSLAIGGSIAAVALIVKQELVLLIVGGVFVLEALSVILQRGWFKYTRRRYGEGRRIFRCAPLHHHFEQQELARAKAEGRTPDSIENRIVVRFWILAIIFALLGIATLKIR from the coding sequence ATGCTCTATGATCTGCATGAGTGGACCGAGGTCTGGTCGGTGCTGCGGATTTTCCGCTACATCACCGTGCGGACCTTCGGGGCGGCGGGTACGGCGTTCGTGCTGAGCCTCATCTTCGGCCCCCTGGTGATCCGCAGACTGAGCCAGTGGAACATAGGCCAGCAGATCCGCGGCGACGAGGTGATGCGCGGCCATCGCGTGAAGGCGGGGACGCCGACCATGGGGGGAGTGCTGATCGTGGGCTGCGCGGCGGCGGCGACGATCCTCTGGGCCCGCCCCGGAGAGCCGCTCGTCTGGTGCTGCCTGGCCACGATGGTATTCATGGGTGCGGTCGGGGCGATGGACGACGTGCTGAAGATCCGATGCCGCAATTCGACGGGGCTCCGGGAGTGGGGCAAACTCGGGTTGCAGGGCCTCTGGGCGCTGGCGCTGCTGTGGTACCTGTGGCAGGACGAAGCCAATCGCGAGCGCACGCAGCAGCTCTTTATTCCTTTTCTCAAAGATCCGGTCGTGCCGGCGATGGGGTTCGTGTTCACGCTGGTTTTCGTGTTCGGCGTGATGGCCGGTTCGTCCAACGCCGTCAACCTGACCGACGGCCTCGACGGACTGGCGGTCGGCTGCGGTAACGCGGCGGTGCTCGCGTACCTGGTCATGGCCTATGCGACCGGACACGCCGTGTTCGCGGAATACCTGCAGATTCCTCACGTCGCGGGAGCGGGTGAGCTGGCGGTCTTCTGCGGCGCGCTGCTGGGCGCCGGGCTCGGATTTCTGTGGTTCAACTGCCATCCCGCGCGGGTGTTTATGGGCGACACCGGCAGCCTGGCGATCGGGGGTTCGATCGCCGCGGTGGCCCTGATCGTGAAACAAGAGCTGGTGCTGCTCATCGTGGGGGGGGTCTTCGTGCTCGAGGCCCTCAGCGTGATTCTGCAGCGCGGGTGGTTCAAGTACACGCGCCGGCGTTACGGGGAAGGCCGGCGCATTTTCCGGTGCGCCCCGCTGCATCATCATTTCGAACAGCAGGAACTCGCCCGCGCGAAGGCGGAGGGCAGAACGCCCGATTCTATCGAGAACAGGATCGTGGTGCGGTTCTGGATTCTCGCCATCATCTTTGCGCTGCTGGGCATTGCCACCCTCAAGATCCGATGA
- a CDS encoding UDP-N-acetylmuramoyl-tripeptide--D-alanyl-D-alanine ligase gives MTPIPEFKAEDLARWSGGAWKGAPPVVLRGVVHDSRCVTPGSMYVALKGGRCDGHEFVPDAFRHGAAAALVSGDYRPAPTPRRGESGPLLKVADPLSAIRDLAAGYRRQWSGTVFGITGSVGKTTVKEMLASMLAVRGEVFRSPGNWNNHIGLPMSMLKCPSDGPAAVFELGMNRPGEIRMLSRTLRPDAALLTRIGPVHMAHFNSVEDIAEEKASLLAELAEGGWALLDADSRWFRRFRSLLRGRCVTWAERADADYRVRVGEGGITVNGHDFKIPVPGLHTAGNAARAAAAALEQGIDPHDIAEALARYRTAPMRWEMTDRGGVRLINDAYNANPVSMRAALSTLAGMADGGRCWAVLGGMSELGDMEGEQHRAIAEVAAELPLAEVITVGARARMIHDAGPGHWVHADTPEEAARLLCERVAPGDCVLFKGSRSERLETVLDRYRTLTE, from the coding sequence ATGACGCCGATACCGGAATTCAAAGCGGAAGACCTGGCCCGCTGGAGCGGGGGGGCGTGGAAGGGCGCTCCGCCGGTGGTCCTGCGCGGCGTGGTTCACGACAGCCGGTGTGTGACGCCGGGGTCGATGTACGTGGCGCTGAAGGGGGGGCGCTGCGATGGGCATGAATTCGTCCCGGACGCCTTCCGCCACGGCGCGGCGGCCGCACTGGTCTCCGGCGACTATCGCCCCGCACCCACGCCCCGCCGGGGCGAGTCCGGTCCGTTGCTGAAGGTGGCCGACCCGCTGTCGGCCATCCGCGATCTCGCGGCGGGGTACCGCCGCCAGTGGAGCGGCACGGTGTTCGGAATTACCGGGAGCGTCGGCAAGACCACGGTCAAGGAGATGCTGGCCTCCATGCTCGCGGTGCGGGGCGAGGTGTTCCGGTCGCCGGGCAACTGGAACAACCATATCGGCCTGCCGATGAGTATGCTGAAGTGTCCCTCCGACGGCCCGGCGGCGGTATTCGAACTGGGCATGAACCGCCCGGGCGAGATCCGCATGCTCAGCCGTACGCTCCGGCCGGACGCCGCGCTGCTGACCCGGATCGGGCCGGTCCACATGGCGCATTTCAATTCCGTGGAGGATATCGCCGAAGAGAAAGCCTCGCTGCTCGCCGAACTGGCCGAGGGCGGGTGGGCGCTGCTGGACGCCGACAGTCGCTGGTTCAGGCGCTTCCGCTCGCTGCTGCGCGGACGCTGCGTCACCTGGGCGGAGCGGGCCGACGCGGATTACCGCGTACGGGTCGGCGAGGGCGGCATCACGGTGAACGGTCACGATTTCAAAATCCCGGTGCCGGGCCTGCATACGGCGGGCAACGCCGCCCGGGCCGCGGCGGCCGCGCTGGAACAGGGTATCGATCCGCACGACATCGCGGAGGCGCTGGCGCGATACCGCACCGCGCCGATGCGGTGGGAGATGACGGATCGCGGCGGGGTCCGGCTGATCAACGATGCCTACAACGCCAACCCGGTGTCGATGCGCGCCGCTCTGAGCACCCTCGCCGGGATGGCGGACGGGGGCCGGTGCTGGGCGGTGCTGGGCGGAATGAGCGAACTCGGGGACATGGAGGGCGAACAGCATCGCGCCATCGCGGAGGTCGCCGCGGAACTTCCCCTGGCGGAGGTGATTACGGTCGGCGCCCGGGCGCGGATGATTCATGATGCCGGTCCGGGTCACTGGGTCCACGCGGATACGCCCGAAGAGGCCGCGCGGCTGCTGTGCGAGCGGGTTGCGCCCGGCGATTGCGTGCTCTTCAAGGGATCGAGAAGCGAGCGGCTGGAGACCGTGCTGGACCGGTACAGGACGCTCACGGAGTAG
- a CDS encoding UDP-N-acetylmuramoyl-L-alanyl-D-glutamate--2,6-diaminopimelate ligase — protein MKLSELLEHVELRGGRPPDREITGVSHDSRRVRPGHVFVAVPGQEHEGADFIPEAVARGAVAVVGSGEEPGECGVPYVRVDDARRALAALARACFEGPSANLELVGITGTNGKTTTAFMVRTILRAAGQKTGLIGTVRYEIGEHRMPASRTTPEATELQGLLRRMVDHGCTSAVLEVSSHALAQDRVWGIEFDAAVFTNLSSEHLDYHGTEEEYFEVKRRLFTMLGQQRKPGCAVINADDPRADRLPAGASGRIGFGCSPGADVRGEVVDIRREGTRLRLWTPWGDGELMLPLPGRFNACNALAAIATCGALGVDPAAAVHALERMRPVPGRLEPVAGDRRVWVDYAHTDDALENVLGALREFRRGRLFVVFGCGGCRDTAKRGRMGRVAARLADGAVITTDNPRREDPAQIAAEIAKGFDSEDQYEIVLDRRDAIRRGIERLGEDDLLLIAGKGHETVQEFADTRIPFDDREVAAEYLAEKKKR, from the coding sequence ATGAAACTGAGCGAGCTTCTAGAACACGTCGAACTGCGGGGCGGGCGGCCGCCGGACCGGGAGATCACGGGCGTGAGCCATGACTCCCGCCGGGTCCGTCCGGGGCATGTGTTCGTCGCCGTGCCGGGCCAGGAGCACGAGGGGGCGGATTTCATTCCCGAGGCCGTGGCGCGGGGCGCCGTCGCGGTCGTCGGATCGGGCGAAGAGCCCGGAGAATGCGGCGTGCCCTACGTGCGTGTGGACGATGCCCGCCGCGCACTGGCGGCCCTGGCCCGGGCCTGCTTCGAGGGGCCCTCCGCGAATCTCGAACTGGTCGGCATTACCGGCACCAACGGCAAGACCACCACCGCGTTCATGGTGCGCACGATTCTGCGGGCGGCGGGACAAAAGACGGGACTGATCGGCACGGTGCGCTACGAGATCGGCGAACACCGGATGCCCGCGTCGAGGACGACCCCGGAGGCCACGGAACTGCAGGGTCTGCTGCGGCGGATGGTCGACCACGGATGTACGAGCGCGGTGCTGGAGGTCTCCTCCCACGCCCTCGCCCAGGATCGGGTCTGGGGGATCGAATTCGATGCGGCCGTCTTCACCAACCTGAGCTCGGAACACCTGGATTACCACGGTACGGAAGAGGAGTATTTCGAGGTCAAACGACGCCTCTTCACCATGCTCGGACAGCAGCGCAAACCCGGCTGCGCCGTGATCAATGCGGACGATCCCCGCGCGGACCGGCTCCCGGCGGGGGCCTCGGGCCGGATCGGATTCGGATGTTCACCCGGCGCCGATGTGCGCGGGGAGGTCGTCGATATCCGCCGCGAGGGCACGCGGCTCCGGCTGTGGACCCCCTGGGGCGACGGTGAACTGATGCTTCCGCTGCCGGGACGCTTCAATGCCTGCAATGCGCTGGCCGCCATCGCCACCTGCGGCGCGCTCGGCGTGGACCCCGCCGCGGCCGTGCATGCGCTCGAGCGGATGCGTCCCGTGCCGGGTCGCCTGGAACCCGTCGCGGGCGACCGCCGCGTATGGGTGGATTACGCTCACACGGACGATGCGCTCGAGAACGTACTCGGTGCCCTGCGCGAGTTCCGCCGGGGCCGGCTGTTCGTCGTCTTCGGCTGCGGCGGCTGCCGCGATACCGCCAAGCGCGGGAGGATGGGGCGCGTGGCGGCGCGCCTGGCCGACGGGGCGGTGATCACGACGGACAATCCCCGGCGCGAAGATCCCGCTCAAATCGCGGCGGAGATCGCAAAGGGTTTTGATTCGGAGGACCAATATGAGATCGTGCTCGATCGGCGCGACGCGATCCGCCGCGGGATCGAACGGCTCGGCGAAGACGACCTCCTGCTGATTGCGGGCAAGGGACACGAGACCGTACAGGAGTTCGCGGACACCCGGATCCCGTTCGACGACCGTGAAGTCGCCGCGGAATACCTGGCGGAGAAGAAAAAGCGATGA
- a CDS encoding peptidoglycan D,D-transpeptidase FtsI family protein, translated as MKNRRGKTRVVLCTIFFAAAFTGLGFRLYLLHFHLEAPYQQTIRGSQQINEEVAARRGRILDRRGNLFALDLARKHVCADPAYILGHGAVDSVATRLAGVLGTDAAEIAEKLDRPKRRYVRLRKYVSSETAESVTALELPGVFLEEAYRRHYPKGPLMAHVVGFANTLNDGCAGVELAMDRYLKGTPGRRVGERDGSGREIYSRRVLEQPPESGADVYLTLDQQIQYIAERAVQKAFTRHRAAGAWAVVQRVRTGEILAMASAPSYDPNRYGDARPEWRRNRAVEFVYEPGSTMKAVTVASALDAGAVRTDEIIDCEAGRWYYGGRSLSEYHGHAYGPLTVADVLKKSSNIGAAKIALRLGEEPLERYFRSFGFGEKPGTELPAEEGGLFAPAERWSKISITRLAMGHEIGVTALQMLNAVCTIANDGRRLRPSVIKRVTRGGEDVVLENRREPLDRAVSPRVAHQMRAMMARVTGEGGTAPQAAIEGFEVAGKTGTAQKIGPDGRYLRSRTVASFVGFVPADRPEIGIIVVVDDPEDGGTGGRVAAPAFAEIGEETLRFLGIPADGTEEFYTAEGF; from the coding sequence ATGAAGAATCGACGGGGTAAAACACGGGTAGTGCTGTGCACGATCTTCTTCGCGGCCGCGTTCACCGGCCTCGGGTTCCGCCTTTACCTGCTGCACTTTCACCTGGAAGCGCCCTACCAGCAGACGATCCGCGGTTCCCAGCAGATCAACGAGGAGGTCGCGGCACGCCGCGGACGTATACTGGACCGCCGCGGGAATCTGTTCGCCCTCGATCTGGCGCGTAAACACGTCTGCGCCGATCCGGCCTATATTCTCGGCCACGGTGCGGTGGACTCGGTGGCCACCCGGCTGGCCGGCGTTCTGGGGACCGACGCAGCCGAAATCGCGGAAAAACTCGACCGCCCGAAACGGCGTTACGTCCGTCTGCGCAAGTATGTGAGTTCCGAGACCGCGGAGTCCGTGACGGCGCTCGAACTGCCGGGCGTTTTTCTCGAGGAGGCCTACCGCCGCCATTATCCCAAGGGGCCGCTGATGGCCCACGTCGTCGGATTCGCCAATACGCTCAACGACGGCTGCGCGGGCGTGGAACTGGCGATGGACCGCTACCTGAAAGGGACGCCGGGACGCCGCGTGGGCGAGCGCGACGGATCGGGCCGCGAGATCTATTCGCGGCGCGTGCTCGAGCAGCCCCCCGAATCGGGGGCGGACGTCTACCTCACTCTCGATCAGCAGATCCAGTACATCGCCGAACGCGCGGTCCAGAAGGCCTTCACCAGGCATCGCGCGGCCGGGGCCTGGGCCGTCGTCCAGCGGGTCCGGACGGGTGAAATTCTCGCCATGGCATCCGCTCCCTCCTACGATCCGAACCGCTACGGCGACGCGAGGCCGGAATGGCGCCGCAACCGGGCCGTGGAGTTCGTCTATGAACCGGGTTCGACCATGAAGGCCGTCACCGTCGCCTCGGCGCTCGACGCCGGAGCGGTCAGGACCGATGAGATCATCGACTGCGAGGCCGGACGGTGGTACTACGGCGGGAGGTCGCTCAGCGAATACCACGGTCACGCGTACGGCCCGCTCACGGTGGCCGACGTGCTGAAGAAATCGAGCAATATCGGCGCGGCCAAGATCGCGCTTCGCCTCGGGGAAGAACCGCTGGAACGGTACTTCCGGTCTTTCGGCTTCGGCGAAAAACCGGGTACGGAACTCCCGGCCGAGGAGGGCGGGCTCTTCGCCCCCGCCGAACGGTGGTCGAAGATCAGTATCACGCGCCTCGCGATGGGACACGAGATCGGCGTCACCGCCCTGCAGATGCTCAACGCCGTCTGCACGATCGCCAACGACGGGCGCAGACTGCGTCCGAGCGTGATCAAGCGCGTCACCCGCGGTGGAGAAGATGTAGTTCTTGAAAACCGCCGCGAACCACTCGACCGGGCCGTCTCCCCGCGCGTGGCGCATCAGATGCGCGCGATGATGGCGCGCGTGACCGGAGAGGGCGGCACGGCGCCGCAGGCGGCGATCGAGGGGTTCGAGGTGGCAGGCAAAACCGGCACGGCCCAGAAGATCGGACCGGACGGCCGCTACCTGCGCAGCCGCACCGTCGCCTCCTTCGTCGGATTCGTGCCCGCCGACCGGCCGGAGATCGGCATTATCGTGGTCGTGGACGATCCCGAGGACGGGGGAACCGGTGGACGGGTCGCCGCACCCGCGTTCGCGGAAATAGGCGAAGAGACGCTCCGCTTTCTCGGCATCCCGGCCGACGGAACGGAGGAGTTCTATACGGCGGAAGGATTCTGA
- the rsmH gene encoding 16S rRNA (cytosine(1402)-N(4))-methyltransferase RsmH, with protein MFACPAEPAAEPDPDCNEHVPVLLDEVLEYWITDPDGIYVDGTIGGAGHAAAALAELGAGARLIGMDRDREVLARARRRLSAYGDRVDMIHANYAQLEHALDPLLRGRISGVLLDLGVSSFQIGDAERGMSFMHDGPLDMRMDRSGGTTAADLVNGADVEQLAEWFRRYGEEREAGAVARAIVRERTSGPITRTARLAEIVCRARRRHERRIHPATRVFQALRMVVNRELEHLEAGLEGALSVLAPGGRLAVISFHSLEDRCVKHTVGAHRVRWLSLQEGGVRREGLMPPVKWITKKPVMAGDEERHANPRARSAKLRVAEREPGEEE; from the coding sequence ATGTTCGCCTGTCCCGCAGAGCCCGCGGCTGAGCCCGACCCGGACTGCAACGAGCACGTGCCGGTGCTGCTCGACGAAGTGCTGGAGTACTGGATCACGGATCCCGACGGCATTTACGTGGACGGCACGATCGGCGGGGCGGGGCATGCCGCCGCCGCGCTGGCGGAACTCGGAGCCGGGGCCCGGCTGATCGGGATGGACCGCGACCGCGAAGTCCTGGCGCGCGCGCGCCGTCGGCTTTCAGCTTATGGAGACCGCGTCGATATGATCCATGCGAATTATGCGCAACTCGAGCACGCGCTTGACCCCTTGCTGCGGGGGAGGATCAGCGGCGTGCTGCTCGACCTGGGCGTCAGTTCGTTCCAGATCGGCGATGCGGAGCGGGGCATGAGTTTCATGCACGACGGGCCGCTGGACATGAGAATGGACCGCAGCGGCGGCACCACGGCCGCGGATCTCGTCAACGGCGCCGATGTGGAGCAGCTCGCGGAGTGGTTCCGCCGCTACGGCGAGGAGCGCGAGGCGGGCGCGGTCGCGCGCGCCATCGTTCGCGAGCGCACGTCGGGGCCGATCACGCGCACCGCGCGGCTCGCGGAAATCGTCTGTCGCGCCCGGCGGCGTCACGAACGGCGGATTCATCCGGCCACGCGCGTCTTTCAAGCGCTGCGGATGGTCGTGAACCGCGAACTGGAACACCTGGAGGCGGGGCTGGAGGGGGCCCTGTCGGTGCTCGCGCCCGGCGGACGGCTGGCGGTGATCAGTTTTCACAGCCTGGAGGACCGTTGCGTCAAGCACACGGTCGGGGCGCACCGGGTGCGCTGGCTCAGCCTGCAGGAGGGCGGGGTCCGGCGCGAGGGTCTGATGCCCCCCGTCAAGTGGATTACGAAGAAACCGGTCATGGCCGGTGATGAGGAACGGCACGCCAATCCGCGCGCGCGCTCGGCCAAGCTTCGGGTCGCGGAGCGCGAACCGGGAGAAGAGGAATGA
- a CDS encoding division/cell wall cluster transcriptional repressor MraZ, whose translation MDGMEQGVFVGTYRHALDPKRRLTIPSEWRALMAETNRVYVIPGIEERCLYVYTAQEMTRRMQKVRDLSVADEKARTLLRQVASQASSAVWDSQGRIRINDALLEHAGIEAQVVLSGAFFRFEVWSPGEFDRVSRESAEGGLAEAARYAGF comes from the coding sequence ATGGACGGAATGGAACAGGGCGTCTTTGTAGGGACGTACCGGCACGCTTTGGATCCGAAGCGCCGGCTGACCATTCCGTCCGAGTGGCGCGCACTGATGGCGGAGACGAACCGCGTGTACGTGATCCCGGGCATCGAGGAAAGATGTCTCTATGTCTACACGGCCCAGGAGATGACCCGCCGCATGCAGAAGGTGCGCGACCTGTCGGTGGCCGACGAGAAGGCCCGCACGCTGCTGCGCCAGGTGGCCTCCCAGGCGAGTTCGGCGGTGTGGGATTCCCAGGGCCGCATCCGCATCAACGACGCCCTGCTCGAGCACGCCGGAATCGAGGCGCAGGTCGTCCTTTCGGGGGCGTTTTTCCGGTTCGAGGTATGGTCGCCCGGGGAGTTCGACCGTGTCTCGAGGGAGAGCGCGGAAGGCGGGCTGGCGGAGGCCGCCCGCTACGCCGGATTCTGA
- the rlmN gene encoding 23S rRNA (adenine(2503)-C(2))-methyltransferase RlmN, translating to MKPLIHNYSRDELATLCEEMGEPGFRAKQLWNWLYVHRAGSWDAMANLPQALRRRLADRLELQAFAEVEVHGEAGDTRKLVADLRDGHRIESVLIPARGRMTLCLSSQVGCRFACAFCASGRAGFIRDLEPGEIIAQWRTAERISEDGSAERKVTHVVYMGVGEPLDNLEAVLKSARILNHPDGANIGARRITFSTCGVIPGIERLAREPEQFELSVSLHAPEDELRSRLMPANRRWPLDALLTTCADYTGRTGRIVTFEYTLIAGVNDTPAHARELARRLSRFPSRVNLIPLSPVEEYEGCAPDPKQAERFIRELDRAGVHATLRRSRGVHHGAACGQLRARAQH from the coding sequence ATGAAGCCGCTGATTCATAATTACAGCCGGGACGAACTCGCCACGCTGTGCGAAGAGATGGGCGAGCCGGGGTTCCGGGCGAAGCAGCTCTGGAACTGGCTGTACGTGCACCGGGCCGGATCCTGGGATGCCATGGCCAACCTGCCGCAAGCGTTGCGGAGGCGGCTGGCAGACCGCCTCGAGCTTCAGGCCTTCGCGGAGGTCGAGGTCCACGGGGAGGCGGGCGATACGCGCAAACTGGTCGCCGACCTGCGCGACGGACACCGGATCGAGTCGGTTTTGATCCCCGCCCGCGGACGCATGACGCTCTGCCTGTCCAGCCAGGTCGGGTGCCGCTTTGCCTGCGCCTTCTGCGCGAGCGGCAGGGCCGGCTTCATCCGGGACCTGGAGCCGGGGGAAATCATCGCGCAGTGGCGGACCGCCGAACGGATCTCCGAGGACGGGTCGGCGGAGCGCAAGGTTACCCACGTGGTCTATATGGGCGTCGGGGAGCCCCTGGACAATCTCGAAGCGGTGCTGAAGTCGGCCCGTATTCTCAACCACCCCGACGGCGCGAATATCGGCGCGCGGCGGATCACCTTCAGCACCTGCGGCGTCATTCCGGGAATCGAACGCCTGGCCCGCGAGCCGGAACAGTTTGAACTCTCGGTGTCGCTGCACGCGCCGGAGGACGAACTGCGCAGCCGGCTGATGCCGGCCAACCGGCGCTGGCCGCTCGACGCACTCCTCACGACCTGCGCGGACTATACCGGGAGGACCGGCCGGATCGTGACCTTCGAGTATACCCTGATCGCCGGCGTCAACGACACGCCCGCCCACGCCCGCGAACTTGCGCGCCGGCTTTCCCGCTTTCCTTCCCGCGTCAACCTGATCCCGCTCAGCCCGGTCGAAGAGTACGAAGGCTGCGCGCCCGACCCGAAACAGGCCGAACGGTTTATCCGCGAACTGGACCGGGCAGGGGTCCATGCCACGCTCCGCCGCTCCCGGGGGGTCCACCACGGCGCCGCCTGCGGCCAGCTTAGGGCCCGCGCGCAGCATTGA
- a CDS encoding nucleotidyl transferase AbiEii/AbiGii toxin family protein yields the protein MRSDSISYIFDVAGNQLPHAGVDFLMIGGHAVNYYGFSRATIDVDFIVAAEDMGTVRTVMKEAGFSNISQSENVVFFNKPGTPVRVDFLQVDADTIRALLSDAHAVEYGGSTIKVPSLNDLISMKLFALKNGTAERWEKDFPDIAHLAAENNLDPEQDLKPLCERFADEGIYSKLAARIKELDHD from the coding sequence ATGCGCAGCGACAGCATTTCATACATTTTTGATGTCGCAGGAAATCAGCTGCCACACGCGGGCGTGGACTTCCTCATGATCGGCGGCCACGCCGTCAACTACTATGGATTCAGCCGCGCGACCATCGATGTAGACTTCATAGTGGCCGCTGAGGATATGGGGACGGTACGCACCGTCATGAAAGAGGCCGGATTCTCGAATATTTCCCAGTCGGAAAATGTGGTTTTCTTCAACAAACCCGGCACGCCCGTTCGGGTCGATTTCCTGCAGGTTGACGCCGACACCATCAGGGCCCTGCTCTCCGATGCCCATGCGGTCGAATATGGCGGATCAACGATCAAGGTCCCCAGCCTGAACGACCTGATTTCGATGAAACTCTTCGCGCTGAAAAACGGAACTGCTGAACGATGGGAAAAGGACTTCCCCGACATTGCCCATCTGGCGGCTGAAAACAATCTGGACCCTGAACAGGACCTCAAACCCCTCTGCGAACGGTTCGCGGACGAAGGGATTTACTCAAAACTTGCTGCTCGGATAAAGGAACTCGACCATGATTAG